A portion of the Camelus ferus isolate YT-003-E chromosome 16, BCGSAC_Cfer_1.0, whole genome shotgun sequence genome contains these proteins:
- the LOC102507653 gene encoding tumor necrosis factor ligand superfamily member 12 isoform X2, with protein sequence MATRRSQKRRGRRGEPGTALLAPLVLGLGLALACLGLLLAVVSLGSRASLSAQEPSQGELVAEEDQDPLDLNPQTEESQDTVSFLKLVRPRRSAPKGRKPRARRAIAAHFEVHPRPGQDGAQAGVDGTVSGWEEAKINSSNPLRYDRQSGEFIVTRAGLYYLYCQVHFDEGKAVYLKLDLLVDDTLALRCLEEFSATAASSLGPQLRLCQVSGLLPLRPGSSLRIRTLPWAHLKAAPFLTYFGLFQVH encoded by the exons atggCCACCCGTCGGAGCCAGAAGCGGAGGGGGCGCCGGGGGGAGCCCGGCACCGCCCTGCTGGCCCCGCTcgtgctgggcctgggcctggcgcTGGCCTGCCTTGGCCTCCTGCTGGCCGTGGTCAGCCTGGGGAGCCGGGCATCGCTGTCTGCCCAG GAGCCTTCGCAGGGGGAGCTGGTGGCAGAGGAGGACCAAGACCCGCTG GACCTGAATCCCCAGACAGAGGAAAGCCAGGACACCGTGTCTTTCCTGAAACTGGTTCGGCCTCGCAGAAGTG CACCTAAAGGCCGGAAACCACGGGCTCGCAGAGCGATTGCAGCCCACTTTGAAG TTCACCCACGGCCGGGACAGGATGGAGCACAGGCAG GTGTGGACGGGACGGTGAGTGGCTGGGAGGAGGCCAAAATCAACAGCTCCAACCCTCTGCGCTATGATCGCCAAAGCGGGGAGTTTATAGTCACCCGGGCTGGGCTCTACTACCTGTATTGTCAG gTGCACTTTGATGAGGGAAAGGCTGTCTACCTGAAGCTGGACTTGCTGGTGGATGACACACTCGCCCTGCGCTGCCTGGAGGAGTTCTCGGCAACGGCAGCGAGCTCCCTCGGGCCCCAGCTCCGTCTCTGCCAGGTGTCTGGGCTGTTGCCCCTGCGGCCAGGGTCCTCCCTGCGGATCCGCACCCTCCCCTGGGCCCATCTCAAGGCCGCCCCCTTCCTTACCTACTTTGGACTCTTCCAAGTTCACTGA
- the LOC102507653 gene encoding tumor necrosis factor ligand superfamily member 12 isoform X1: MATRRSQKRRGRRGEPGTALLAPLVLGLGLALACLGLLLAVVSLGSRASLSAQQEPSQGELVAEEDQDPLDLNPQTEESQDTVSFLKLVRPRRSAPKGRKPRARRAIAAHFEVHPRPGQDGAQAGVDGTVSGWEEAKINSSNPLRYDRQSGEFIVTRAGLYYLYCQVHFDEGKAVYLKLDLLVDDTLALRCLEEFSATAASSLGPQLRLCQVSGLLPLRPGSSLRIRTLPWAHLKAAPFLTYFGLFQVH; this comes from the exons atggCCACCCGTCGGAGCCAGAAGCGGAGGGGGCGCCGGGGGGAGCCCGGCACCGCCCTGCTGGCCCCGCTcgtgctgggcctgggcctggcgcTGGCCTGCCTTGGCCTCCTGCTGGCCGTGGTCAGCCTGGGGAGCCGGGCATCGCTGTCTGCCCAG CAGGAGCCTTCGCAGGGGGAGCTGGTGGCAGAGGAGGACCAAGACCCGCTG GACCTGAATCCCCAGACAGAGGAAAGCCAGGACACCGTGTCTTTCCTGAAACTGGTTCGGCCTCGCAGAAGTG CACCTAAAGGCCGGAAACCACGGGCTCGCAGAGCGATTGCAGCCCACTTTGAAG TTCACCCACGGCCGGGACAGGATGGAGCACAGGCAG GTGTGGACGGGACGGTGAGTGGCTGGGAGGAGGCCAAAATCAACAGCTCCAACCCTCTGCGCTATGATCGCCAAAGCGGGGAGTTTATAGTCACCCGGGCTGGGCTCTACTACCTGTATTGTCAG gTGCACTTTGATGAGGGAAAGGCTGTCTACCTGAAGCTGGACTTGCTGGTGGATGACACACTCGCCCTGCGCTGCCTGGAGGAGTTCTCGGCAACGGCAGCGAGCTCCCTCGGGCCCCAGCTCCGTCTCTGCCAGGTGTCTGGGCTGTTGCCCCTGCGGCCAGGGTCCTCCCTGCGGATCCGCACCCTCCCCTGGGCCCATCTCAAGGCCGCCCCCTTCCTTACCTACTTTGGACTCTTCCAAGTTCACTGA
- the TNFSF13 gene encoding tumor necrosis factor ligand superfamily member 13 isoform X1, producing the protein MPASSPSSLAPKGPPGDMGCPVREPAVSVALWLSWGAALGAVACAMVLLTQQTELQTLRREVTRLQRTGGPSEEREGYPWLSLREQILEESQHQDSGCWEKSPDGLEARENGERSRRRRAVLTRKQKKRHSVLHLVPINITSKEDSDVTKVMWQPALTRGRGLEAQGYVVRVWDAGVYLLYSQVLFHDVTFTMGQVVSREGQGRQETLFRCIRSMPSNPDWAYNSCYSAGVFHLHQGDILSVVIPRARAKLSLSPHGTFLGVVKL; encoded by the exons ATGCCAGCCTCATCTCCTTCCTCGCTAGCCCCCAAAGGGCCCCCGGGAGACATGGGGTGCCCGGTCCGAGAGCCGGCAGTCTCAGTTGCCCTCTGGTTGAGTTGGGGGGCGGCTCTGGGGGCTGTGGCTTGTGCCATGGTTCTGCTGACCCAACAAACAGAGCTACAAACCCTAAGGAGAGAGGTGACCCGGCTGCAGAGGACCGGAGGGCCTTCCGAGGAGAGGGAAGGGTATCCATGGCTGAGCCTCCGGGAGCAG ATCCTGGAGGAGAGCCAGCACCAAGACTCAGGTTGCTGGGAAAAG AGCCCTGATGGCCTGGAAGCCCGGGAGAATGGGGAGAGATCCCGGAGAAGGAGAGCAGTGCTCACCCGTAAACAGAAGA aGAGGCACTCAGTTCTGCATCTTGTTCCCATTAACATCACCTCCAAGg AGGACTCTGATGTGACAAAGGTGATGTGGCAGCCAGCTCTCACGCGTGGGAGAGGCCTGGAGGCCCAAGGATATGTTGTTCGAGTCTGGGATGCTGGAGTTTATCTGCTGTACAGCCAG gtCCTGTTTCACGATGTGACTTTCACCATGGGTCAGGTGGTATCTCGGGAGGGCCAGGGAAGGCAGGAGACTCTATTCCGATGTATACGAAGTATGCCCTCCAACCCCGACTGGGCCTACAATAGCTGCTACAGCGCAG gTGTCTTCCATTTACACCAAGGAGATATTCTGAGTGTTGTAATCCCTCGGGCAAGGGCGAAACTTAGCCTTTCTCCACATGGAACCTTCCTAGGGGTTGTGAAACTGTGA
- the TNFSF13 gene encoding tumor necrosis factor ligand superfamily member 13 isoform X2, whose protein sequence is MPASSPSSLAPKGPPGDMGCPVREPAVSVALWLSWGAALGAVACAMVLLTQQTELQTLRREVTRLQRTGGPSEEREGYPWLSLREQSPDGLEARENGERSRRRRAVLTRKQKKRHSVLHLVPINITSKEDSDVTKVMWQPALTRGRGLEAQGYVVRVWDAGVYLLYSQVLFHDVTFTMGQVVSREGQGRQETLFRCIRSMPSNPDWAYNSCYSAGVFHLHQGDILSVVIPRARAKLSLSPHGTFLGVVKL, encoded by the exons ATGCCAGCCTCATCTCCTTCCTCGCTAGCCCCCAAAGGGCCCCCGGGAGACATGGGGTGCCCGGTCCGAGAGCCGGCAGTCTCAGTTGCCCTCTGGTTGAGTTGGGGGGCGGCTCTGGGGGCTGTGGCTTGTGCCATGGTTCTGCTGACCCAACAAACAGAGCTACAAACCCTAAGGAGAGAGGTGACCCGGCTGCAGAGGACCGGAGGGCCTTCCGAGGAGAGGGAAGGGTATCCATGGCTGAGCCTCCGGGAGCAG AGCCCTGATGGCCTGGAAGCCCGGGAGAATGGGGAGAGATCCCGGAGAAGGAGAGCAGTGCTCACCCGTAAACAGAAGA aGAGGCACTCAGTTCTGCATCTTGTTCCCATTAACATCACCTCCAAGg AGGACTCTGATGTGACAAAGGTGATGTGGCAGCCAGCTCTCACGCGTGGGAGAGGCCTGGAGGCCCAAGGATATGTTGTTCGAGTCTGGGATGCTGGAGTTTATCTGCTGTACAGCCAG gtCCTGTTTCACGATGTGACTTTCACCATGGGTCAGGTGGTATCTCGGGAGGGCCAGGGAAGGCAGGAGACTCTATTCCGATGTATACGAAGTATGCCCTCCAACCCCGACTGGGCCTACAATAGCTGCTACAGCGCAG gTGTCTTCCATTTACACCAAGGAGATATTCTGAGTGTTGTAATCCCTCGGGCAAGGGCGAAACTTAGCCTTTCTCCACATGGAACCTTCCTAGGGGTTGTGAAACTGTGA
- the LOC106728571 gene encoding uncharacterized protein LOC106728571: MGIPGLWLSPLACSVPGDQNASQHRYGPIGSGGSACKGFKKPLRGPRGPRLGGTEIQEWERLRQSWGGGRPHRERGSRADRPEGGRLWPQASRLISPATAAAPPLLLSSGAAVSIQDSNASGPRAAPPSRPAAAAACSASASTSTTSPSSSSFPSREPQAHRRWRRTISTSHPANSAGAATTRLFPPTRERRRQRTVPPTRLTQGCACAHPLDRSRAGRPRHSLFCGCVPRAALLRPAPALRSPAFHSLPATHCSSEAGFAQKGEFRETGPAPGRTIHPRLLGDRSQHRQV, from the exons ATGGGGATACCAGGGCTATGGCTCAG CCCCCTCGCCTGCTCCGTCCCCGGGGACCAGAATGCGTCCCAACACCGGTATGGTCCTATAGGTTCGGGCGGCTCGGCGTGCAAGGGCTTTAAGAAGCCCCTTCGAGGGCCTCGTGGGCCCCGGTTGGGTGGGACTGAGATCCAGGAATGGGAGAGGCTGCGgcagagctgggggggggggcgtcctCACCGGGAGCGGGGAAGCCGGGCGGACAGGCCCGAGGGCGGGCGTCTCTGGCCTCAGGCTTCCCGGCTCATCTCTCCGGCGACGGCAGCGGCCCCGCCACTCCTGCTGTCTTCAGGCGCAGCCGTCTCAATTCAGGATTCCAACGCCTCTGGGCCGCGCGCCGCGCCGCCGAGCCGCCCCGCCGCGGCTGCCGCTTGCTCTGCTTCAGcttccacctccaccacctccccctcctcctcctccttcccctcccgcGAGCCCCAGGCCCACCGGCGGTGGCGGCGCACAATTAGTACGTCACACCCGGCGAACAGCGCCGGCGCGGCCACCACGCGCCTATTCCCGCCTACCCGAGAACGTAGACGCCAAAGGACCGTCCCGCCCACGAGACTGACGCAAGGCTGCGCCTGCGCACACCCTCTCGACCGGAGCCGCGCGGGGCGGCCCCGCCACTCGCTCTTTTGCGGCTGCGTGCCTCGTGCCGCTCTcctgcgccccgcccccgcgctgCGTAGCCCTGCCTTCCACTCGCTGCCAGCAACACATTGCTCCAGTGAG gcAGGTTTTGCACAGAAAGGAGAATTCAGAGAGACAGGACCAGCACCAGGGCGTACGATTCATCCAAGGCTCCTCGGCGACCGGTCCCAGCACAGACAGGTTTAG